The genomic DNA ATACGAGATTTTTTATAGAGGAAGGTTGTATGCCAACCGTAAACCAGCTTATCCGCAAGCCGCGCATTGCGCCGGTAAAGCGTAATAAGGTTCCTGCACTGCAGGCAAACCCTCAGAAGCGCGGCGTTTGCACCCGCGTTTACACGACGACCCCGAAGAAGCCGAACTCGGCTCTCCGTAAGGTTGCCAAGGTTCGTCTGACGAACGGCTTCGAAGTCATTGGTTATATCCCTGGTGAAGGGCATAACCTGCAGGAGCACTCCGTCGTCATGATCCGCGGCGGTCGTGTAAAGGACTTGCCGGGTGTGCGTTACCACATCATCCGCGGCGTTCTCGATACCCAGGGTGTCAAGAACCGCAAGCAGCGCCGTTCGAAGTACGGTGCAAAGCGTCCGAAGTAAGATTTTCCGGGGATACCGGCCGCCAGAAGGCGAGCTGAGCCCGATGTAATTGAAAGAAGAGACGAAATGTCCAGACGCCATAAGGCTGAGAAGCGTGAGATCAATCCGGATCCGAAGTTCGGCGATCTCGTTATCACGAAGTTCATGAATGCAGTCATGCTTCATGGCAAGAAGTCGGTTGCTGAAAGCATCGTTTACGGTGCGCTCGATGTAATCGAAGCCAAGGCCAAGTCCGAGCCGGTCGCGCTGTTCCATCAGGCGCTCGACAACGTAGCTCCGCACATCGAAGTCCGTTCGCGCCGCGTTGGTGGTGCAACCTATCAGGTTCCGGTTGATGTGCGTCCAGAACGCCGCCAGGCACTTGCCATCCGTTGGCTCATCAATGCTGCTCGTGGCCGTAACGAGACGACGATGATCGATCGTCTTTCCGGTGAGCTGCTTGACGCTGCTAACAACCGTGGTTCTGCTGTGAAGAAGCGTGAAGACACGCACCGCATGGCTGAAGCCAACCGCGCCTTCTCGCATTACCGCTGGTAATCGTCGAAACCTATTCAAAGAGCGACTATCATGGCCCGCGAATATAAAATCGAAGACTACCGCAATTTCGGTATCATGGCTCACATCGACGCCGGTAAGACGACGATGACCGAGCGCATTCTGTTCTATACCGGTAAGAACCATAAGATCGGCGAAACCCACGATGGTGCGTCGACCATGGACTGGATGGAGCAGGAGCAGGAACGCGGTATCACCATCACGTCCGCTGCCACGACCACGTTCTGGCAGGGTCAGGATGGCAAGAAGCGCCGCTTCAACATCATCGACACGCCGGGCCACGTTGACTTCACGATTGAAGTTGAACGTTCGCTCCGCGTTCTCGACGGCGCAATTGCACTGCTCGACGCCAACGCTGGCGTTGAGCCTCAGACCGAAACCGTGTGGCGTCAGGCTGAAAAGTACCACGTCCCGCGTATGGTCTTCGTCAACAAGATGGACAAGATCGGTGCCGATTTCTACCGTTGCGTAGAAATGGTCGGTTCGCGTCTTGGCGCAGTAGCACTTCCGGTTCAGCTGCCGATCGGCGCTGAAAACGAGTTCGAAGGCGTCATCGACCTGATCGAAATGAAGGCTCTGACCTGGGATGGCACGATCGGCGCAGCTGCGACCGTTGGTGAAATTCCTGAGCACCTCAAGGATCAGGCTGAAGAATACCGCGAAAAGCTCATCGAGCTGGCTGTGGAAATCGACGAAGCTGCCATGGAAGCTTACCTCGAAGGCACAATGCCTACGAACGAACAGCTCCGTGCGCTGATCCGTAAGGGCACCATCGAGGTCAAGTTCCACCCGATCCTTTGCGGTACCGCGTTCAAGAACCGTGGCGTTCAGCCGCTTCTCGACGCTGTTGTGGAATTCCTTCCAGCTCCGACCGACGTGCCAGCGATCAAGGGCATCGACGTCAAGACGGAAACAGAAACCACTCGTGAATCTTCGGATGAAGCACCGCTTTCGATGCTCGCATTCAAGATCATGAACGACCCGTTCGTTGGTTCGCTGACCTTTGCTCGTATCTACTCGGGCAAGCTGACCAAGGGCGTTTCGCTCGAAAACACCGTCAAGGGCAAGCGTGAGCGTATCGGCCGTATGTTGCAGATGCACTCCAACAGCCGTGAAGACATTGAAGAAGCCTTTGCAGGCGACATCGTTGCTCTGGCTGGCCTCAAGGAAACCACCACTGGCGATACGCTCTGCGATCCGCTGAAGCCGGTTATCCTCGAGCGCATGGAATTCCCGGATCCGGTTATCGAAATCGCTATCGAGCCGAAGACCAAGGCCGACCAGGAAAAGATGGGCATTGCGCTCAATCGTCTGGCCGCCGAAGATCCTTCTTTCCGCGTCAAGTCGGACGAAGAATCCGGTCAGACCATCATCGCCGGCATGGGCGAACTTCACCTCGACATTCTCGTCGATCGCATGAAGCGCGAATTCAAGGTTGAAGCCAACGTCGGTGCTCCGCAGGTTGCTTACCGTGAATCGATCACCCGCCAGGCTGAAATCGATTACACCCACAAGAAGCAGTCGGGTGGTTCCGGTCAGTTCGCTCGCGTTAAGATCATCTTCGAACCGCATGATGGCGACGATTTCATCTTCGAATCGAAGATCGTCGGTGGCTCGGTTCCGAAGGAATACATTCCGGGTGTCCAGAAGGGTATCGAAAGCGTCATGGGTGCAGGCCCGCTGGCTGGCTTCCCGATGCTCGGCGTGAAGGCCACCCTGATCGACGGCGCATACCATGACGTTGACTCGTCTGTTCTCGCCTTCGAAATCGCGTCCCGTGCAGCGTTCCGTGAAGGTGCGCAGAAGGCAGGCGCTCAGCTCCTCGAGCCGATCATGAAGGTCGAGGTTGTCACGCCGGAAGATTACGTTGGTGACGTTATCGGCGATCTGAACTCGCGTCGCGGTCAGATTTCCGGCACCGAAGCCCGCGGCATCGCTACGGTCGTCAATGCAAATGTTCCACTCGCCAACATGTTTGGTTACGTGAACAACCTGCGTTCGATGTCCCAGGGCCGTGCACAGTACACGATGCAGTTCGACCATTATGAGCCGGTTCCGACGGCGGTCGCACAGGAAATCCAGAAGAAGTTTGCGTGACCTAAGGGTCACGCTCCCAATTAAAAGAATGCCTGAGCAGGCTAAATTTACGGAGAGCTCAAATGGCAAAGAGTAAGTTTGAACGTACGAAGCCCCACGTTAACATCGGCACGATTGGTCACGTTGACCATGGCAAGACGTCGCTGACTGCAGCGATCACGAAGTTTTTCGGCGAGTTCAAGGCGTATGACCAGATCGACGCCGCTCCTGAAGAGCGCGCCCGCGGCATCACGATCTCGACGGCACACGTCGAGTACGAAACGCCGAACCGTCACTATGCACACGTCGACTGCCCAGGTCACGCTGACTATGTGAAGAACATGATCACCGGTGCTGCCCAGATGGACGGCGCAATTCTGGTTGTTTCGGCCGCTGACGGCCCGATGCCGCAGACCCGTGAGCACATCCTGCTCGCTCGTCAGGTTGGCGTTCCGGCAATCGTCGTGTTCCTGAACAAGTGCGACCAGGTTGACGATGCAGAACTGCTCGAACTGGTTGAACTGGAAGTTCGCGAACTTCTGTCGAAATACGATTTCCCGGGCGACGAAGTTCCGATCATCAAGGGCTCGGCTCTTGCTGCGCTGGAAGATTCTTCGAAGGAACTGGGCGAAGACGCCGTTCGTTCGCTGATGGCCGCTGTTGACGACTACATTCCGACCCCGGAACGTCCGATCGACCAGCCGTTCCTGATGCCGATCGAAGACGTTTTCTCGATCTCGGGCCGTGGTACGGTTGTGACGGGTCGCGTTGAGCGCGGTATCGTCAAGGTTGGTGAAGAAGTTGAAATCGTCGGCATCAAGGCGACGGCGAAGACGACGGTAACCGGCGTTGAAATGTTCCGCAAGCTGCTCGATCAGGGCCAGGCTGGCGACAACATCGGCGCTCTGATCCGCGGCGTTGGCCGTGAAGACGTTGAACGCGGCCAGGTTCTCTGCAAGCCGGGTTCTGTGAAGCCGCACACCAAGTTCAAGGCAGAAGCCTACATTCTGACCAAGGACGAAGGTGGCCGTCA from Brucella anthropi ATCC 49188 includes the following:
- the rpsL gene encoding 30S ribosomal protein S12 — encoded protein: MPTVNQLIRKPRIAPVKRNKVPALQANPQKRGVCTRVYTTTPKKPNSALRKVAKVRLTNGFEVIGYIPGEGHNLQEHSVVMIRGGRVKDLPGVRYHIIRGVLDTQGVKNRKQRRSKYGAKRPK
- the rpsG gene encoding 30S ribosomal protein S7 encodes the protein MSRRHKAEKREINPDPKFGDLVITKFMNAVMLHGKKSVAESIVYGALDVIEAKAKSEPVALFHQALDNVAPHIEVRSRRVGGATYQVPVDVRPERRQALAIRWLINAARGRNETTMIDRLSGELLDAANNRGSAVKKREDTHRMAEANRAFSHYRW
- the fusA gene encoding elongation factor G, which gives rise to MAREYKIEDYRNFGIMAHIDAGKTTMTERILFYTGKNHKIGETHDGASTMDWMEQEQERGITITSAATTTFWQGQDGKKRRFNIIDTPGHVDFTIEVERSLRVLDGAIALLDANAGVEPQTETVWRQAEKYHVPRMVFVNKMDKIGADFYRCVEMVGSRLGAVALPVQLPIGAENEFEGVIDLIEMKALTWDGTIGAAATVGEIPEHLKDQAEEYREKLIELAVEIDEAAMEAYLEGTMPTNEQLRALIRKGTIEVKFHPILCGTAFKNRGVQPLLDAVVEFLPAPTDVPAIKGIDVKTETETTRESSDEAPLSMLAFKIMNDPFVGSLTFARIYSGKLTKGVSLENTVKGKRERIGRMLQMHSNSREDIEEAFAGDIVALAGLKETTTGDTLCDPLKPVILERMEFPDPVIEIAIEPKTKADQEKMGIALNRLAAEDPSFRVKSDEESGQTIIAGMGELHLDILVDRMKREFKVEANVGAPQVAYRESITRQAEIDYTHKKQSGGSGQFARVKIIFEPHDGDDFIFESKIVGGSVPKEYIPGVQKGIESVMGAGPLAGFPMLGVKATLIDGAYHDVDSSVLAFEIASRAAFREGAQKAGAQLLEPIMKVEVVTPEDYVGDVIGDLNSRRGQISGTEARGIATVVNANVPLANMFGYVNNLRSMSQGRAQYTMQFDHYEPVPTAVAQEIQKKFA
- the tuf gene encoding elongation factor Tu, yielding MAKSKFERTKPHVNIGTIGHVDHGKTSLTAAITKFFGEFKAYDQIDAAPEERARGITISTAHVEYETPNRHYAHVDCPGHADYVKNMITGAAQMDGAILVVSAADGPMPQTREHILLARQVGVPAIVVFLNKCDQVDDAELLELVELEVRELLSKYDFPGDEVPIIKGSALAALEDSSKELGEDAVRSLMAAVDDYIPTPERPIDQPFLMPIEDVFSISGRGTVVTGRVERGIVKVGEEVEIVGIKATAKTTVTGVEMFRKLLDQGQAGDNIGALIRGVGREDVERGQVLCKPGSVKPHTKFKAEAYILTKDEGGRHTPFFTNYRPQFYFRTTDVTGVVTLPEGTEMVMPGDNVAMDVTLIVPIAMEEKLRFAIREGGRTVGAGIVSSIIE